The window AACATAAAAATTCTTCTCAAAAGGGACCAAACTCCCAAAATCCTGCTTAGGCAAAGCAATGTTGTCCAAGTCCCCTCTTGACCCCCCACCATGCCTACCTCCTCTTCCACCACCACGCCCATCGAATCCCCTCCCGCCACCACCAAAACTACTACTCCCACCACGACCACCACCATAACCCCTACCCCCAATTCGGCCATCCCTATCTCCTCCACCGCGACTTATACCACCTCTACCACCACCACTCCCCGAATCAAACCCTCTCCCACCACCACCACGCCCTACATTACCAATTCTTCTATCCCCAACATTTCCATTCCCAATTCTACCACCACTGCTGCCTCGGCCAACATCAAATCGGCCAGCAGGCGGCTGAAAAGGCGGGTACCCATTAAAACTACCCGACCCAccacttcctcctcctcctcctcctcctcctctacCATAAACCTGAGGAGGAGCAGCGCCTCCGTATGGCACAGGTCCACCACGGCCATAGCTCGAAGCGGCAACGCCAATAACTGGCGGAGCCACCGGTGCTGGAGGACCAATTAAATCACTGCATATAGAGAAAGAACTACAATTACCCtcacaaacataaaaaaaaaaaaacacaaactttttGATCCGATTGCAACcaaacgttaaaaaaaaaaagggatctGCGTGAAAAAGCTTACCTTCGACGCTCGCGATAGGAATTCGGATCGCCGTAGCGGTGGTCGTATAGGCTCATGTTTGGTAGTACGGTTTCTTTTGGTACTACTGTGGGTGACGGAAAAAAGAGGGAACTAGGGTTTggaaacaagaagaagaagaaaaagttgagagttgaaataaaaattagggtttAGTTTTTCTCAGTTTGTGTGagaaaattgagaatttttggGTGAAATAGGagagttgagacttgagagagagatTCTTGATTTTGTTGGGAGGGAAAATATCTATGGGTGAATGAATCTGATTCGGTGGGTGTCACAGGCTCACAATACCAAACTCTTTAGCAGTGAGTTGACCTGGGCTGGACTGTGGGCTTTTTTCCCTCTTCTCATGAGTGAGgcccattgatcaatttttatACACAAATACTACTATTTGAAGCTCTAAAAGATTATCACCACTTTTGCTACAATTGTTTATGTGGAAAACTATGAATGATAGAGAAAAAATAGTGATTCACTTGAAAGTAGAGGTGTCCAAACCCGACTAAAGCCCAAAAACTGACCATATCGCTCGATGTCGACCCGATTTTGACTCGAACTGAAGCTCCAATCAATCGATGATGGGTTTTCGATTCCAAAAATCGATGTCGGCGGGTCGAGTAATGGGTTTGCTTCTCCAAAACCAGAGCAACCTGAACCTGACCAGAGCTATATAAGAAATTTGGGCAAATTCGACAAAATCAAGCCAAATACAAGCAAATCCTAGCAATTTTTAGTGAAATTTGTAGATTCCAGCAAAGAATTTGCAATTTTTGACAACGCTTTGCACTTCCTGGCGACATTTTGCAGTTCTTGGCGAAGTTTTGCAGATTCTAGCGACTGACCAAATCAACCAACCCCCACTCGAACCCCAAACTGACTTGCTCGATAAACGCCTGCGGTTGATTTTGGGTTCCTTTGCCCTCCACCTGATGCTGGCAAGTCAAGTCCGGGTTGGGTCCAAACCAACTCGTGGACAAGCCTACTTGAAAGTAACAAATAGTCAATCACCGTCTACCATGTAGGGTAGTTGTGGAAAaagttgtaatattttatatagtACTAGAATTACTCTTGAAGCTCGAGTCTCAAAAATGTTTGTGGTTCTTTGAAAAAGGGTTTGAAATATTTCATCAACAACACACAAGCTTACAAATTTCATAACTGCTAAGTTAATTGATTGTGATTGATGGAAAAAAAGTGGAGTCCATGAATGTCATCGTGTCCACCATTTATAATCGATTagctcaataattgtgaaatttgttatgaaaaaaattgtgtctaTAGCATTATTGATATTTCATTGTGGTGAAGTTGGGTAATACTGTATTTCTTGAAGTTCGTTGTGTAAGCTCAAGTTGTTTGATAAAACTTGAGTATAACACCATTGTAAACTTGTTAGTTATAGTGGATTATTCGGAGCTTGACTTGTAAATTTACGCCTAACACCTAACTAGTTACTACATAATCTTGTTTGTTTGATAAAacttgtgtttgtttttaatttttaatttttagaagtaactttgtgtttgcatctttacacTTGTTTGAGTTAGACAATACTGGTTGAGAGTTTGCTCTAACCAAGAAATGGGTAGTATTTTCCTACATTTTTAGCATTACAGGTTACTTAAAGACAGTCAGTGGCTGGTGATTTTCTTGAGTTTATGATGTTGATCTGCCTTTTATCATTCAGTCTATGAATGAACCCCCATAGCTCAAGTTCAAGCATGGGCTATTAATTGCTTAGGCAATAAAAATGGTTGTGTTTATGATAGTTGTTGCAAACTTGCAATTGTATCATAAATATACCACTCTTTTTGTAGGTGAGATAAATTTGATCTCTAGttaattcgaaaaattagtttgctctatatattatatcatcTTCGTAGTGACATCCTGTCAAGACTCGAGTAACCTCATCAAAACTCTTGTACAAGTGTTTTCAATTGAAACATCTAGGATATAAATCCCCCTCGCCCAACTCTagaattatctaaaaaaaaggaCTCAAGTAAACTCTTGCGTCCTGGCCTTGTGCACAAGTGTAGTGCTTTTATTGTAAGTGTTTCACAGGATGTTATCTGTCTCAACTGTTGCTCATGCAGTAATTTGGCGCCATCATTTAATTGCTAGCATATTTCATATGTGGAGATACTGTATTTCATCCACCCACAGATGCATAAATGGCTTCAAGTCTCTTGCATATAATGTGTATATCCAGTGTGTGCGTCTGTGTGGAGagtattttttattctattaaaCCATTCTGAAAAATGTACCTTCTGCAAATACCACCATATTCATTTTCAAGCTAACATATCAGTTTCAAGCTTTCAATTGAACTTGCCCGAAAAGCACACACACTCAAAGAAGTTCTTTTCGGATTGGCGTGCAATTTCTGGTTTACTGGGACTGGATGCCAGAGATGAATGTACCAGCTCTTTTACCTGTTGATTATCAACAACCTTCTTCCCATCATGAACAATGGTCACCTCACAAAATTCGGGTGCATTCTTCTTGATAAATTTTCcttttgccatttttttccCTAGTCTCCTGAAGAATGATGAGCACAACCCGTTAAATCGCAAATTCATCGGTTTAGAGTCACCTGTCACTCTATCAGTAGATTTAGATATCAGCTTTGTCAAAAGCTAGAGTTTCAACTCAGTTTTTGTATAGATATGCATGAAAGTTTATCCGGATGAAAGCAAGATTCCCAAGGCTAGCAGCAATGAACACAATTGTGTGCATTGCCCTAAGCTAAATTTGTAATAAACAAATGTAATGTCTTATCATGCTTATCTAAATTAAATCAACCACAATGAATCTACAAAACCCAAGTTGTCTAAGAAAACAGGCATACTACCTTGAGCAAGGTGTTCGTTTGGTTCCCACGACGAGGTTAGTAATGTTAAGAACAGTAATAAGTTCAAGGATTGCTTTGGCTGTCATATTGCTCTCTAGGAGCACTGTGTCCACAGTTACCTGTCagattgggaaaaaaaaaaaaaaaaaaaaagctcttaTCATCCATTCTCTGGTGTGTGATGTGTAATTAACTGTCATTTGGCTACAGAGTGCAGAATTCTGCACCTTGGCCTCATTACACAAGCGGATATATTTCTGCAAGAGATTCCTCCTCCTGTTATGCTCTTCATTTATGTAAACTCTGGCTTGTTCTTTGCTTAATTGGCTCTTTGATAATTTTCCAACTATCAACAAAAGGTTCAAAATGATAACAATTGTTAGGCAGAGTTGACAGATCTCTTTTCATGATTTATCAAGAGAATGGGAAAGTTAGAACCAATCAGTGAGGAAAGTGCACTGAGCACACATTGGACTAAATGATAGACTCGCATCTTTTGAAATCCAATTGTAGTAAAGAGCATAGATCATGTACACATTGCTAGAAGTTTCAGTTGGGCTACCTAATATTATTTGACACACATCAGCATCCACCACAAAAGTTCAGTTGGGCTACCTAAAGTTGGCACACTTATTCCGACCCCTCATCTTTCTCCTTGCATTTCTCATATTATTGACTCACTGCGCACTCTTAAGGATGCTGATGCCAATGGTAATATATTTATAGCATATAACCTGTCTATCACAATATAgttccctcttttctttttcttttttcacaattttttaaaggtcCTTTGTACAATTTCACTAGTACATACTATTTAGAAagcaattataaataatttagtttggcttttaaatataaataataataaaaattactgtCAAAGTGCAGCTAGAAGGACTAAGCTCATGCTATACTACAAAgcacaatcatttttttttttttgaacataaaGCACAATCATGTTactagagaagaaaaagttttttggatgcttcaAGTGTTTGATCAGATCCATACTACTACAGTCAACATGATATTGACTACAGAGAAACCTCAGCTCAAAAACCAAATatagaaaaagaacaaagacaGTAAACATTGGTGTTACCAGGTGTAGTGATGTAGGTGATAGGAGGGAAAACATGGACAAGAAAAACCCGAGCACCGGGGGAAACAGCATGATCAAGAGCCCATTTCAGTACATCCAAGTCATCCTTTCCGACAGCTACATAAACGTCGTTAGCACTGTCTTCTCGGCTAGTTGTAACACTGTTGTTATCCTCTACTATCTCCACAATTTCTGGTGACATAATTCTTGTACTACAATACTGAATTTCCATCCCTTCTGATGTtgcattcttttcttcttcttcttccattttgatcactttcccttttcttttgctCCCAAGTCCCTCTCCCAAGATTAGGTGTTAGTGGCTTGGCAGTTTTATAAGGGACAGAGTCGTTGCTCTCAAAGccacaaaacaaaagagaatgaaaaaaaaaataaagagagagagattctctTTTGTCAAGGTTTGCAGGCTTATTGGATATGTCACATACCCccattctcttttcttttccttacgTGCCTTTAAGGCAACTTTTTTGCCTTGTTTTAGTTCAATGCGATTGACCTTACAGATTGAATGGAGAATCTTTTTCTATTATCCTCATATTTTA of the Quercus robur chromosome 10, dhQueRobu3.1, whole genome shotgun sequence genome contains:
- the LOC126703561 gene encoding U-box domain-containing protein 33-like isoform X2, which produces MEEEEEKNATSEGMEIQYCSTRIMSPEIVEIVEDNNSVTTSREDSANDVYVAVGKDDLDVLKWALDHAVSPGARVFLVHVFPPITYITTPVGKLSKSQLSKEQARVYINEEHNRRRNLLQKYIRLCNEAKVTVDTVLLESNMTAKAILELITVLNITNLVVGTKRTPCSRRLGKKMAKGKFIKKNAPEFCEVTIVHDGKKVVDNQQVKELVHSSLASSPSKPEIARQSEKNFFECVCFSGKFN
- the LOC126703561 gene encoding U-box domain-containing protein 52-like isoform X1 — protein: MEEEEEKNATSEGMEIQYCSTRIMSPEIVEIVEDNNSVTTSREDSANDVYVAVGKDDLDVLKWALDHAVSPGARVFLVHVFPPITYITTPVGKLSKSQLSKEQARVYINEEHNRRRNLLQKYIRLCNEAKVTVDTVLLESNMTAKAILELITVLNITNLVVGTKRTPCSRVTGDSKPMNLRFNGLCSSFFRRLGKKMAKGKFIKKNAPEFCEVTIVHDGKKVVDNQQVKELVHSSLASSPSKPEIARQSEKNFFECVCFSGKFN